Within the Candidatus Methylomirabilota bacterium genome, the region GTCGCCCACCTCGGCGCGGGCCATCGCCTCGCGCATCGCGGGGGTCGGGAGGGTGAGCGTGTCGGAGCGGAGGTCGACGACGTCGTGCACGGCCGCTACCTCTGGGCCCGCAGGCGCTGGGCGGCGCGCCGTCCGAAGTCGGTGTAGCCGTACTCGTCGGAGAGGCGGCGGAGCAGCCGGACCGCGTCCGCGTTCTTGCCCTCGTAGAAGTTGACCTCGGCGAGGAGGTAGAGCGCCTCGGGCACCACGAGCGACCGCGGGTAGTCCCGGAGGACCAGCTCGAGCCGCTGCCGGGCGTTGCTCGGATTGCCCTGAGTGAAGTAGTAGCTGGCGACCCAGACCTCCTTCTGCGCGAGCCGCCCGCGGCAGATGTCGATCTTGGCGAGCCCGTCGGTCGCGTAGCGGCTCTCGGGGTACTCCTTGACGAGCTTCCTGAACTGGTCGAGCGCCTTCTGGGTGAGGCCCTGGTCCTGCTCGACCGGCTTCATCTGGTCGTAGTAGCTCATCGCGAGCCGGTACTGGACGAGGTCGGCGATCTGGTGACGCGGATAGAACGACATGAACAAATCGAACTCGGCGATCGCCTTGTCGAAGTCGCCCTCGCGGTAGTGGGTCTCGCCGATGAGGAAGCGGGCGCGCGCGGCGTACGAAGAGGTCGGGTGGCGCTCGACGATCCTTTTGAAGCTCGCGCGGGCATCGTCGTAGCGCTTCCGGGCGAGGTCCTGCTCGCCGATCGAGGAGAGCTCTTCCGCCGGCAGGATCGGCGTCGGCGCGGGCTTCATCCAGCCGCAGCCGCCCGCCACCAGGAGCAGGCCTGCGAGGAGTACGCGCATGC harbors:
- the bamD gene encoding outer membrane protein assembly factor BamD, with protein sequence MRVLLAGLLLVAGGCGWMKPAPTPILPAEELSSIGEQDLARKRYDDARASFKRIVERHPTSSYAARARFLIGETHYREGDFDKAIAEFDLFMSFYPRHQIADLVQYRLAMSYYDQMKPVEQDQGLTQKALDQFRKLVKEYPESRYATDGLAKIDICRGRLAQKEVWVASYYFTQGNPSNARQRLELVLRDYPRSLVVPEALYLLAEVNFYEGKNADAVRLLRRLSDEYGYTDFGRRAAQRLRAQR